The Manihot esculenta cultivar AM560-2 chromosome 1, M.esculenta_v8, whole genome shotgun sequence genome has a window encoding:
- the LOC110600044 gene encoding glutamate decarboxylase 1 produces the protein MVLSKTASESDVSVHSTFASRYVRASLPRFKMPENSIPKEAAYQIINDELMLDGNPRLNLASFVTTWMEPECDKLMMAAINKNYVDMDEYPVTTELQNRCVNMIAHLFNAPLGDSETAVGVGTVGSSEAIMLAGLAFKRKWQNKRKAEGKPYDKPNIVTGANVQVCWEKFARYFEVELKEVKLREGYYVMDPAKAVEMVDENTICVAAILGSTLNGEFEDVKLLNDLLLDKNKQTGWDTPIHVDAASGGFIAPFIYPELEWDFRLPLVKSINVSGHKYGLVYAGIGWVIWKTKDDLPDELIFHINYLGADQPTFTLNFSKGSSQVIAQYYQLIRLGYEGYKNIMENCRDNMLVLKEGLEKTGRFNIVSKDNGVPLVAFSLKDNSCHNEFEISEMLRKFGWIVPAYTMPPDAQHVTVLRVVIREDFSRTLAERLVLDIEKVLHELDTLPSRVAAKISAAEEIQKDGTTLVKKKSDLETQREITTIWRKFVRERKKTNGVC, from the exons aTGGTTCTCTCCAAGACAGCGTCGGAATCCGACGTCTCCGTCCACTCCACCTTCGCTTCCCGCTATGTGCGAGCTTCACTTCCACG GTTCAAGATGCCAGAGAACTCGATCCCGAAGGAAGCAGCCTACCAGATCATCAACGATGAGCTGATGCTGGATGGGAATCCTAGGCTGAATCTGGCTTCCTTTGTGACCACATGGATGGAACCTGAGTGCGATAAGCTTATGATGGCTGCCATTAACAAGAACTATGTTGACATGGATGAGTACCCTGTCACCACTGAGTTGCAG AACCGATGCGTTAACATGATAGCTCATCTATTTAACGCACCACTTGGAGATTCAGAGACTGCAGTTGGAGTAGGAACTGTGGGATCTTCAGAGGCAATAATGTTGGCTGGATTAGCATTCAAGAGGAAGTGGCAGAACAAGAGAAAAGCTGAAGGGAAGCCCTACGATAAGCCTAACATTGTCACCGGAGCCAATGTTCAG GTTTGCTGGGAGAAATTCGCGAGGTATTTTGAAGTGGAGTTAAAGGAAGTGAAACTTCGAGAGGGGTATTATGTGATGGAtccagcgaaagctgtggagaTGGTTGATGAGAACACAATTTGTGTTGCTGCGATTCTTGGCTCCACTCTCAATGGAGAATTTGAAGATGTAAAGCTCTTGAATGATCTCTTGTTAGACAAGAACAAGCAAACTGG ATGGGACACTCCTATCCATGTTGATGCGGCAAGTGGTGGGTTTATTGCCCCATTTATTTACCCAGAACTTGAATGGGATTTCCGATTGCCATTGGTGAAGAGTATCAATGTAAGTGGCCACAAATATGGACTTGTTTATGCTGGAATTGGGTGGGTCATTTGGAAGACCAAAGATGATTTGCCTGATGAACTCATCTTTCATATCAACTACCTTGGGGCTGATCAGCCTACCTTCACCCTCAATTTCTCCAAAG GTTCTAGTCAAGTTATTGCTCAATACTATCAACTCATTCGCTTGGGTTATGAG GGTTACAAAAACATTATGGAAAATTGTAGAGACAACATGCTGGTTTTGAAGGAAGGACTAGAGAAAACAGGGCGTTTTAACATTGTTTCAAAGGACAACGGAGTGCCACTGGTAGCCTTTTCCTTGAAGGATAATAGCTGTCACAATGAGTTTGAAATCTCAGAAATGCTAAGGAAATTCGGTTGGATTGTGCCAGCATACACAATGCCACCTGATGCACAACATGTGACTGTTCTTCGAGTTGTGATCAGAGAGGACTTTTCTCGCACACTTGCAGAACGCCTTGTTCTTGACATAGAAAAAGTTCTACATGAACTTGACACTCTTCCATCCAGGGTTGCAGCCAAGATTTCAGCCGCTGAAGAGATTCAAAAGGATGGCACCACTTTAGTCAAGAAGAAGAGTGATTTGGAGACGCAGAGGGAGATTACTACAATTTGGAGGAAGTTCGTTCGAGAAAGGAAGAAGACGAATGGCGTTTGTTAG